From the uncultured Trichococcus sp. genome, one window contains:
- a CDS encoding PTS fructose transporter subunit IIC, with protein MNKKKNPILESILSGVNYMLPCVVAGGIMLGISFLVDDISINPANYGTNLPLAAFFNQNGNALFSLMLPVFCAGVAFYIAGKSAIPAALMAGALTRDGDSSFLGALLLGFAVGYLVVALKKAFEKLPETFSILRDLLLVPLISAIVTAILTQFMVEPVIGKLNILMNAGLQSMSGSSQVFLGAILALMQSADMGGPINKTAYLFATAALANGEYSLMSAVLAGALIPPYVTGISTLIFRNKFTKTEKGQGITNLIMGLAGISEGGIPFLLKDPLRVGSACMIGSAIAGGGSILFGCSVMAPFGGLFILPLNANPLGFLMSVALGVVAGVAILGLTKRDVNAAEAEIVQQEA; from the coding sequence ATGAACAAGAAAAAAAATCCGATTTTAGAATCCATTCTTTCAGGGGTCAATTATATGTTGCCATGTGTTGTTGCAGGCGGAATTATGTTAGGAATCAGTTTTTTGGTGGATGACATTTCAATCAATCCTGCCAATTATGGAACCAACTTACCGTTGGCGGCGTTCTTTAATCAAAATGGGAATGCGCTGTTCAGTTTAATGTTGCCAGTCTTTTGTGCGGGTGTCGCATTCTACATTGCCGGTAAATCGGCTATTCCAGCGGCATTGATGGCCGGTGCGTTAACCAGGGATGGCGATTCCAGTTTTTTGGGAGCGCTGTTATTGGGGTTTGCGGTGGGCTACCTTGTTGTAGCTCTGAAAAAAGCATTCGAAAAGCTACCAGAAACGTTCTCAATATTAAGGGATCTGCTTTTGGTTCCTCTGATCTCAGCCATAGTGACAGCAATACTTACGCAGTTCATGGTAGAACCGGTCATTGGCAAATTAAATATACTGATGAACGCTGGCTTACAATCAATGAGCGGATCTAGTCAAGTTTTCTTAGGAGCAATATTGGCGTTAATGCAGTCGGCAGATATGGGTGGTCCAATCAATAAAACAGCGTATCTATTCGCAACGGCAGCCCTAGCCAATGGAGAGTATTCGTTGATGTCGGCTGTCTTAGCTGGCGCGTTGATTCCGCCATATGTTACAGGGATTTCAACTCTGATTTTCAGAAATAAATTCACCAAAACAGAAAAGGGCCAAGGCATCACAAACTTAATTATGGGGCTAGCTGGAATATCTGAAGGCGGCATTCCGTTTCTGTTAAAAGATCCGTTGCGAGTTGGCTCGGCTTGCATGATTGGTTCTGCGATCGCGGGTGGAGGATCAATATTGTTTGGGTGTTCAGTCATGGCTCCATTCGGTGGTTTGTTCATTTTACCTCTAAATGCTAATCCATTAGGCTTCTTGATGTCGGTTGCTTTGGGAGTAGTGGCAGGTGTCGCCATCTTAGGGCTTACAAAAAGAGACGTAAATGCAGCGGAAGCAGAAATTGTGCAACAAGAGGCGTAG
- a CDS encoding PTS sugar transporter subunit IIB has translation MIKIGLFCAAGFSTGMLVNNMKNAAQKRNLEVEIDAYPQAKLSDCVKGMDVALLGPQVSYTFGKSELICKECNVPIAVIPMADYGMLDGEKVLDLALSLSNNKSSAFGGK, from the coding sequence ATGATTAAAATTGGATTATTTTGTGCAGCTGGTTTTTCAACAGGGATGTTAGTGAACAATATGAAAAATGCAGCTCAAAAACGTAACCTTGAAGTGGAAATTGACGCTTATCCTCAGGCCAAGTTGAGTGACTGTGTTAAAGGCATGGACGTAGCTTTATTAGGACCTCAAGTAAGTTACACATTCGGGAAGTCTGAACTGATTTGCAAAGAATGTAACGTTCCAATAGCAGTGATTCCTATGGCTGACTATGGAATGTTGGATGGGGAAAAAGTATTGGATCTTGCTTTAAGTCTATCAAACAATAAATCATCCGCTTTTGGAGGGAAATAG
- a CDS encoding PTS lactose/cellobiose transporter subunit IIA codes for METIVPDQIIMGLILNAGDAKQHIYEALNQAKQGNLEESDKEIHLAENALNEAHNLQTRFLAQEAGGNRTEISALFVHAQDHLMTTITEINLIKEIIELRVELKK; via the coding sequence TTGGAAACGATTGTACCAGATCAGATTATTATGGGGTTGATTTTGAACGCAGGCGATGCGAAACAGCATATTTACGAAGCGTTGAATCAAGCGAAGCAGGGAAACCTTGAAGAAAGTGATAAAGAAATTCATTTGGCTGAGAATGCGCTGAATGAAGCCCACAATTTACAGACGCGTTTTCTTGCTCAAGAAGCGGGCGGGAACAGAACAGAGATCTCAGCATTATTTGTGCATGCGCAAGACCATTTGATGACAACAATTACTGAAATTAACTTAATTAAAGAGATCATTGAATTGAGAGTAGAACTAAAAAAATAA
- a CDS encoding sugar-binding transcriptional regulator: MKGERRRLLAKVAYLYFVVGKSQTEIAEDLGIYRTTISRMVTQARDEGIVNIEINEYDVGIFALEEYVQSKFGVRKVEIVSNEYYETQESLMDEIAKRAAAMVRNSIREKDIVGISWGSSLSKMVDKIEPRNVKNVSFCPLAGGPSHINARYHVNTLVYEMSRIFHGKSTYINAMVVQGTEQLAFGILGSKYFEELLMLWNALDLAIVGIGGELDHNTSQWRDLLTEDDYSILEREGAIGELCCRFFDSEGEIVHRQLQKRIIGITLEQLACVPTSIAIAQGENKAQAILAILRKGYVNHLVTDRKTILKVLELDKDEEGNRFFD; the protein is encoded by the coding sequence ATGAAGGGCGAAAGAAGAAGATTATTGGCGAAAGTAGCGTATTTATATTTTGTGGTAGGGAAAAGCCAAACCGAAATCGCTGAAGATTTAGGTATCTATCGAACAACTATCAGTCGTATGGTTACTCAAGCAAGGGACGAAGGAATCGTTAATATTGAAATCAATGAATATGATGTCGGAATATTTGCATTAGAAGAGTATGTGCAATCAAAATTTGGTGTGAGAAAAGTAGAAATTGTCTCAAACGAGTATTACGAAACACAAGAATCATTGATGGATGAGATAGCAAAAAGAGCAGCCGCTATGGTCCGTAATTCAATTCGGGAAAAAGATATTGTAGGTATTTCATGGGGGTCTTCCTTGAGTAAGATGGTTGATAAAATAGAACCCAGAAATGTGAAAAATGTTTCTTTCTGCCCTTTAGCTGGTGGTCCTAGTCACATCAATGCAAGATACCATGTAAATACCCTGGTTTACGAAATGTCCAGAATTTTTCATGGGAAAAGCACTTATATCAATGCAATGGTTGTTCAGGGAACGGAGCAATTGGCGTTTGGAATTTTAGGATCGAAGTATTTTGAAGAATTATTGATGCTGTGGAATGCTTTGGACTTAGCTATTGTCGGAATTGGCGGAGAATTGGATCATAATACGAGTCAATGGAGAGATCTATTGACTGAAGATGATTATAGTATTTTGGAAAGAGAAGGAGCAATCGGCGAGCTTTGCTGTAGGTTTTTTGACTCAGAGGGGGAGATAGTTCACAGGCAATTGCAAAAAAGAATAATCGGGATAACCTTGGAACAATTAGCTTGCGTTCCCACATCAATAGCTATTGCACAGGGAGAAAATAAAGCTCAAGCGATCTTGGCAATATTAAGAAAAGGCTACGTGAATCATTTAGTGACTGACAGAAAAACAATTTTAAAAGTTTTAGAATTGGATAAGGATGAAGAAGGAAATCGTTTTTTTGATTAA
- a CDS encoding Cof-type HAD-IIB family hydrolase: MIRLVALDLDGTLLDRQGLISDATRQTIQQVRRRGVKVVLCTGRPFYSLAPLLSQLDLTGAEEYVISFNGALLSDAQGGQALFEQPLPYEDYQAIKALSEQLQLAYHVQSQKGIYTSNTTIDPHTAYDGYLNKAPIHCVPDTYFHQIPIYKMMFVGTEEKLKRAIKQIPDIYAQRFNMMQSLDCFFEFLHPQASKGQTLQRLAKHLAIHPSEILAIGDNENDLSMLNFAGISVVMGNAEEPIKKNADYVTKTNEEEGVRHSLLQLLKTWDQTG, encoded by the coding sequence ATGATTCGGCTAGTAGCCTTGGATCTTGACGGTACATTGCTTGATCGGCAAGGCTTGATCTCCGATGCAACCCGTCAGACGATTCAACAAGTAAGAAGACGTGGCGTTAAAGTCGTTTTATGCACGGGTCGCCCATTTTATAGTCTAGCTCCTTTGCTCTCTCAGTTGGATCTGACCGGAGCAGAGGAGTATGTCATCAGCTTCAATGGTGCGTTACTTTCAGATGCACAGGGCGGGCAGGCCCTTTTTGAACAGCCACTTCCCTATGAGGATTATCAAGCAATCAAAGCATTGAGCGAGCAACTGCAACTGGCATACCATGTACAAAGTCAAAAAGGAATCTACACGAGCAATACAACAATCGACCCGCACACAGCCTATGATGGCTACCTCAACAAAGCACCCATCCATTGTGTTCCGGATACGTATTTCCACCAGATTCCGATTTACAAGATGATGTTTGTGGGCACGGAGGAAAAACTGAAGCGGGCAATCAAACAGATTCCAGACATATATGCACAGCGCTTCAATATGATGCAGAGTCTGGACTGCTTTTTCGAATTCTTGCATCCACAAGCCAGCAAAGGCCAAACCTTACAGAGGCTTGCCAAACACTTGGCCATTCATCCGTCTGAAATTTTGGCAATCGGCGATAATGAAAATGATCTTTCAATGCTAAATTTTGCCGGTATCAGTGTGGTAATGGGTAATGCCGAGGAACCAATCAAGAAAAATGCTGATTACGTCACCAAAACCAATGAGGAAGAGGGTGTGCGGCATTCACTCTTACAGTTACTCAAAACATGGGATCAGACAGGGTGA
- a CDS encoding ROK family protein has product MQKKLIGIDIGGTTIKMALFDATGTMLDKWQIPTNTEANGVSIPDEMVASIKKRLADKKQDSGELLGIGIGVPGPVDDLVVKRAVNLGWSDFPLKQLMEKRLNIPVVLLNDANAAALGELWQGSADQLRDIVFVTLGTGVGGGIIVDGKILNGRHASGGEIGHIPVQSEETRLCGCGNTNCLECYGSAKGMLKTMNQLAGEEVVSNTKEIFALIAQGDSRAQEALTITIDYLARAIAGILNTLDPEELVMGGGVSEAGEAFLTPLKTALDQYTFPQISGHIQLRKAALGNDAGVYGAAYQVLNAIEVVNV; this is encoded by the coding sequence ATGCAAAAAAAACTAATCGGCATCGATATCGGCGGTACCACAATCAAGATGGCGCTTTTCGATGCGACAGGGACCATGCTCGATAAGTGGCAAATTCCTACGAATACAGAAGCAAATGGGGTATCTATTCCCGATGAAATGGTTGCCAGCATCAAAAAAAGGCTGGCTGATAAGAAACAAGACAGCGGTGAACTGCTGGGAATCGGTATCGGTGTACCGGGACCGGTGGATGATTTAGTCGTGAAACGCGCGGTCAATCTGGGTTGGTCGGACTTTCCGTTAAAGCAATTGATGGAGAAAAGGCTGAATATTCCAGTTGTTTTATTGAATGATGCCAACGCAGCCGCTCTCGGTGAGTTGTGGCAAGGATCTGCCGACCAACTGCGCGATATTGTGTTTGTGACACTAGGAACTGGGGTTGGCGGCGGCATTATCGTGGATGGAAAGATTTTGAATGGCAGACACGCATCCGGTGGTGAGATTGGTCATATTCCGGTGCAGTCGGAAGAAACGCGCCTATGCGGCTGTGGGAACACCAACTGCTTGGAATGCTACGGATCGGCCAAAGGAATGCTCAAGACGATGAATCAGCTGGCAGGGGAAGAAGTGGTCAGCAACACGAAAGAAATCTTCGCATTGATTGCACAAGGAGATTCACGTGCGCAAGAAGCTCTGACGATTACGATTGATTACTTAGCCCGAGCGATAGCTGGAATTTTGAATACACTTGATCCAGAGGAATTGGTGATGGGTGGTGGCGTCTCTGAGGCGGGCGAGGCGTTTCTGACACCATTGAAAACGGCGTTGGATCAATACACCTTTCCACAGATTAGTGGGCACATTCAATTGCGCAAAGCAGCCTTGGGCAATGATGCCGGGGTGTATGGTGCAGCCTATCAAGTTTTGAATGCAATCGAAGTGGTGAATGTATGA
- a CDS encoding DHA2 family efflux MFS transporter permease subunit, with protein sequence MKQESISPKVIGAIISTGILSFCGVLVETAMNVTFPTLSADFQVNTATVQWLITIYLLVLAIIIPLSGFLKRTFKNKQLFLAGICFFTLGILIDAVAPSFSILLVGRVVQGIGTGIGLPLMFNIILEQVPPTKIGMMMGVGTMIPAIAPAIGPTFGGIVVTSLGWRYIFILLVPVMVIALVIGLLTIEQKSEVQRTHFDFPSLFAIAIMFIGTIFGFSNMGSSALLTLQVGGAFVVGIAGLIGLVLRSRTIKNPILQFELLKNRVYRIHVICFFIMQLVLMGLVFILPNYIQLVNGSTAQVSGFVVFPGATLGALFTPLGGRILDRFGAKKPIMMGSLVILLSLLMFTFLCGSLSNLMIGVLYFIFTVGIGFSFGNLMTNGLAQLEQAQQANGNAIIMTFQQFAGASGTAIIAAIISQSQSDQSVGIAQSTINGSRMGLIFLVALFAIEIVLLARLFTVKDDVKVNRLQEKTDTTS encoded by the coding sequence ATGAAACAAGAATCTATCTCACCAAAAGTAATAGGAGCAATCATTTCAACAGGAATCTTATCTTTTTGTGGCGTTCTGGTAGAAACCGCAATGAACGTGACCTTTCCTACATTGAGTGCCGATTTTCAGGTAAACACTGCAACTGTTCAATGGTTGATAACGATTTACTTATTAGTTCTGGCGATTATTATCCCACTGTCCGGTTTTCTGAAGCGAACCTTCAAAAACAAGCAATTGTTTTTGGCAGGGATTTGTTTTTTCACTCTTGGTATTTTGATTGATGCAGTAGCGCCGAGCTTCTCAATATTATTAGTCGGTCGCGTGGTCCAAGGGATTGGGACCGGGATTGGTTTACCCTTAATGTTCAATATCATTTTGGAACAAGTGCCCCCAACCAAAATTGGTATGATGATGGGCGTGGGGACGATGATTCCGGCGATTGCACCTGCGATCGGTCCTACCTTTGGCGGAATTGTGGTAACCAGTTTAGGTTGGCGCTATATTTTTATCCTATTGGTTCCGGTAATGGTCATCGCTTTGGTGATCGGACTCTTAACGATTGAACAAAAAAGTGAGGTTCAACGTACTCATTTTGACTTCCCGAGTTTATTTGCAATTGCGATCATGTTTATTGGGACGATTTTCGGATTCAGTAATATGGGCAGCAGCGCTTTGCTTACCCTACAAGTTGGCGGGGCTTTTGTAGTAGGGATAGCCGGATTGATCGGGCTGGTCCTGCGTTCGCGGACAATCAAAAATCCGATTTTGCAGTTTGAGCTACTTAAAAACAGAGTCTACCGCATCCACGTCATTTGCTTTTTCATCATGCAGTTAGTACTGATGGGCTTGGTTTTCATCTTGCCAAATTACATTCAGTTGGTAAATGGCAGCACTGCTCAAGTCTCAGGATTTGTCGTCTTTCCTGGGGCGACATTGGGTGCCTTGTTTACACCGCTGGGCGGCCGGATTCTGGATCGATTTGGGGCCAAAAAACCGATAATGATGGGGAGCTTGGTAATCCTCCTCTCGTTATTGATGTTCACCTTTTTATGTGGATCGTTAAGCAATCTGATGATTGGCGTACTGTACTTTATTTTTACCGTAGGAATCGGATTTTCCTTCGGTAATTTGATGACAAATGGTCTGGCTCAGCTTGAACAGGCGCAACAAGCCAACGGGAATGCAATCATCATGACCTTTCAACAATTTGCCGGAGCTTCAGGAACCGCAATCATCGCTGCGATTATCTCACAGAGCCAGTCGGATCAGTCTGTCGGTATTGCGCAGTCAACAATCAACGGCTCCAGAATGGGTTTGATTTTTCTCGTAGCATTATTTGCGATCGAAATCGTACTCTTGGCGAGATTATTTACGGTGAAAGACGACGTGAAAGTAAATCGTCTTCAAGAAAAAACAGATACAACTTCATGA
- a CDS encoding fructose-bisphosphatase class III: MTNVKGEIMTASMYKEKYYQTLLKEFPTKQEISSEIINLQAILNLPKGTEYFISDIHGEFKGFQHIINTGSGIIREKIYECFGAKKTNEECEQLVKLISYPMEMMQIKKSQTTPIEFENWTKEIIAILVQFIVFCSSKYSRSKLRKRLPQKYIYLGEELIYASLAKKNKKIYIDKILGEIVELNIAEDVIKEFACTIKFLVIDHMHIVGDVFDRGADAYDVLNFLTDFPSIDIQWGNHDVLWLGAFSGSETCLMTLLRIATKYGYLLELERQYSLNLRSLFQFSEEYYQALPSFNPQVARKTPNSKSLAKVQQALLIIQLKLEGQVILRNPEFQMDNRLFLNKLEEIEQFLSENCFQLVDSADPFKLTESECQVVKDLMGSFQKSTRLDKQLNFIIEKGSLYLKYNQNLIFHGCMPLNKDGDFQYFLTPDLYGKSLMDFFEEQIIKAFDSRHNPNESALDLVWYCWCGKYSPLFGREEMKTFESYFMQSDEEKKETNNAYFQLRNQVEICDKILEEFGITGEDSCIVNGHTPVMVKQGESPIKANGKLFVIDGGLSRPYQCKTGIAGYTLLNNSYGFQIVTHTPFESINNFIHSRSGDSTLTKVIDKDLPRKTIAETTIGEQIKVQVNELKDLIPYLEGEAGLPL; this comes from the coding sequence ATGACGAATGTGAAAGGAGAAATTATGACTGCCAGTATGTATAAAGAAAAATATTACCAAACCTTACTCAAAGAATTTCCGACGAAACAAGAAATTTCTTCTGAGATTATCAATCTTCAGGCAATTTTAAATTTACCAAAAGGAACGGAATACTTCATCAGCGACATCCATGGGGAATTTAAAGGTTTCCAGCATATCATCAATACAGGTTCCGGAATCATTCGCGAAAAAATCTATGAATGTTTTGGGGCCAAAAAAACAAATGAAGAGTGTGAACAATTAGTAAAATTAATCTCTTATCCGATGGAAATGATGCAAATCAAAAAATCCCAAACAACACCGATCGAATTTGAAAATTGGACAAAGGAAATTATCGCAATCCTAGTTCAATTCATTGTGTTTTGTTCCAGTAAATATTCTCGTTCTAAACTCCGGAAAAGATTGCCTCAAAAATATATCTATCTTGGCGAAGAATTGATTTACGCAAGCCTCGCAAAGAAAAATAAAAAAATCTACATTGATAAAATACTAGGGGAAATTGTAGAACTGAACATTGCTGAAGACGTGATCAAAGAGTTTGCCTGTACAATCAAGTTTTTAGTTATCGATCATATGCACATCGTAGGGGATGTTTTTGATAGGGGAGCGGATGCTTATGATGTATTAAATTTCTTAACAGACTTTCCATCTATTGATATTCAATGGGGAAACCATGATGTGTTATGGTTAGGCGCCTTTTCAGGTTCAGAAACCTGTTTGATGACTTTATTGCGGATTGCTACGAAATACGGATACTTGCTTGAATTGGAGAGGCAATACAGTTTGAATCTGCGCTCATTATTCCAATTCTCAGAAGAATATTATCAAGCGCTCCCCTCATTTAATCCGCAGGTTGCCAGGAAAACACCGAACTCAAAATCACTTGCTAAAGTACAGCAAGCATTACTGATAATCCAGTTAAAACTAGAAGGACAAGTCATATTACGCAATCCTGAATTCCAAATGGATAACCGCCTATTTCTGAACAAATTAGAGGAGATCGAGCAATTTCTTTCGGAAAATTGCTTTCAACTGGTTGATTCAGCCGATCCATTCAAATTAACTGAATCAGAATGTCAGGTGGTTAAAGATTTGATGGGCTCTTTCCAGAAATCAACCCGCTTGGATAAACAGCTTAACTTCATCATCGAAAAAGGTAGTCTCTACCTAAAATACAATCAAAATCTGATTTTTCATGGTTGTATGCCATTAAATAAGGATGGTGATTTTCAATACTTTTTAACACCTGACTTATACGGAAAATCATTGATGGATTTTTTTGAAGAACAGATCATAAAAGCTTTTGACTCTAGACACAATCCCAATGAATCAGCCCTGGACCTTGTATGGTATTGCTGGTGCGGCAAATATTCCCCTTTGTTCGGAAGAGAAGAAATGAAAACTTTTGAGAGCTACTTCATGCAGTCCGATGAAGAAAAAAAAGAAACCAACAATGCGTATTTCCAATTAAGAAATCAAGTCGAGATTTGCGACAAAATTCTGGAAGAGTTCGGTATTACTGGAGAAGATTCTTGTATTGTGAATGGGCATACTCCTGTGATGGTAAAACAAGGCGAGTCTCCAATAAAAGCAAATGGAAAATTATTTGTTATAGATGGTGGTCTATCCCGACCCTATCAATGCAAAACAGGAATTGCCGGGTATACGTTATTGAACAATTCCTATGGTTTCCAAATTGTCACCCACACACCATTTGAATCAATCAATAACTTTATCCACTCCCGTTCTGGTGATTCAACATTAACCAAAGTAATTGATAAAGATTTGCCAAGAAAAACGATTGCAGAAACTACCATCGGGGAACAAATTAAAGTGCAAGTCAATGAATTAAAAGACTTGATCCCATATCTTGAGGGCGAAGCCGGTCTGCCTTTATAG
- a CDS encoding PTS transporter subunit EIIC, with translation MSFVDNLEKMQFAAEKISDNRYLKAVSKGMVMTIPASITGAMCTLIANLPFGGYQNFIQGNGLKSLLLLPGIFTSNIMGLIVVYFIAFNLAKSYKIDGMFPGFLAIVSFLILTPLTTIEQQVHDTVRPVPFISFDYIGSKGMFVGIIVGLVVAKLYSWFVKNNITIHMPESVPSFVEKSFSSIIPFFSITFLMALVSWGFTFTSFGSAHNLVYTVLQVPIQKIGGSVGGVMVAYALIGLFWWFGIHGKAIIFGVYAPIIQTMTIENMNAAATGATPPNLVDFGFTSVFLEIGGGGNVLGLAICFLFFAKSDQYKNIGRITGIPTIFGINEPITFGTPICLNPLFLLPTVVTPLITGLIGYFSITSGLVPRMVGAQLPTGTPTFVNAIIAGGWRMMLAQLVCVIVATAIYFPFFKVADKRECKREQEAMLTKQEEVGLEVAIAE, from the coding sequence ATGAGTTTTGTTGATAATCTTGAAAAAATGCAGTTTGCCGCAGAAAAAATTTCAGATAATCGCTATTTGAAAGCAGTCAGCAAGGGGATGGTCATGACGATCCCAGCCAGCATCACAGGTGCCATGTGTACTTTGATCGCCAATTTACCATTTGGCGGCTATCAAAACTTCATACAAGGAAATGGTTTGAAGTCGTTGTTATTATTACCAGGTATCTTCACAAGCAATATCATGGGTTTGATCGTAGTGTATTTTATCGCGTTCAATCTGGCGAAATCATACAAGATAGATGGCATGTTCCCGGGTTTTCTGGCGATTGTTTCATTTTTGATTTTGACGCCGCTTACGACCATCGAGCAACAGGTTCACGATACCGTTCGGCCGGTTCCTTTTATCAGCTTTGATTACATCGGCTCGAAGGGAATGTTTGTAGGAATTATTGTGGGCTTGGTTGTTGCGAAATTATACAGCTGGTTTGTCAAAAATAATATTACTATCCATATGCCAGAAAGCGTACCGAGTTTTGTGGAGAAATCCTTTAGTTCGATCATTCCGTTTTTCTCGATCACCTTTTTGATGGCGTTGGTATCATGGGGCTTTACCTTCACGAGTTTTGGCAGCGCTCACAATCTGGTATATACAGTTCTGCAAGTACCGATTCAAAAAATCGGTGGCTCGGTAGGCGGTGTGATGGTCGCGTATGCGCTGATTGGTTTGTTCTGGTGGTTCGGGATCCATGGGAAAGCAATCATCTTCGGTGTATACGCACCAATCATTCAAACAATGACAATTGAAAATATGAATGCAGCAGCGACGGGAGCTACGCCTCCCAACTTGGTGGATTTTGGTTTTACCTCTGTCTTTTTGGAAATTGGTGGTGGCGGTAACGTTCTGGGCTTGGCGATTTGCTTCCTGTTCTTTGCGAAAAGTGATCAATACAAAAATATCGGTCGGATAACCGGTATTCCAACAATCTTTGGCATCAATGAACCGATTACCTTTGGGACACCAATTTGTTTGAATCCATTATTCTTGCTTCCGACGGTTGTGACACCATTGATTACAGGTTTGATTGGATATTTCTCGATCACTTCTGGATTGGTGCCGCGTATGGTGGGGGCACAGCTTCCGACAGGCACACCAACTTTTGTCAATGCGATCATCGCAGGTGGTTGGCGGATGATGCTGGCTCAGCTTGTCTGTGTAATCGTCGCGACAGCCATTTACTTCCCATTCTTCAAAGTGGCCGATAAACGTGAATGCAAACGTGAACAAGAAGCAATGCTGACAAAACAAGAAGAAGTGGGATTGGAAGTAGCGATTGCTGAATAA
- a CDS encoding ROK family protein produces MYMVFDIGGSSVKYAILDRSGNIYMKDKFPTPKNSLDLLLFGMFDVIDRYDEYEIKGISICCPGVVDSYQGIVYYGGCLTYLHEVCLKQILMDRYKMPVSIENDGKAAALAELWRGGVNNSKHAVVMVLGSAIGGGIIIDGKLHRGKNFSAGEVSYMVGDPVENQDSVYKMCGFDASAPKMVSEIAELNGLSADADGETVFMYINEQNEASWRVFCEYCRKIARMIISLQYVLDPERFIICGGVSNQPVVRDQIMNEVRRIYQANSMYLLLPVIENSKLNNDANLYGALYHFLEEYVINAEEYEPYHEAHCPNCRFDLSHSEVFNLSKGEIQEQMRGSL; encoded by the coding sequence ATGTACATGGTTTTTGATATTGGAGGATCTTCAGTAAAATACGCAATTTTGGACCGATCGGGAAATATTTATATGAAAGATAAATTCCCCACACCGAAAAATTCATTGGATTTACTTCTGTTCGGCATGTTCGATGTGATTGATCGCTACGATGAGTATGAAATTAAAGGTATTTCGATTTGCTGTCCAGGTGTAGTTGATTCTTATCAAGGAATCGTCTATTACGGCGGGTGCTTAACTTACTTACACGAAGTTTGTTTGAAACAAATTTTGATGGATCGATACAAGATGCCTGTATCGATTGAGAATGATGGGAAAGCAGCCGCACTTGCAGAGTTATGGCGTGGCGGTGTGAATAATTCCAAACATGCAGTCGTGATGGTCTTAGGAAGTGCCATTGGGGGCGGAATCATCATTGATGGGAAACTTCATCGCGGAAAAAATTTTTCGGCAGGTGAAGTGAGTTACATGGTTGGTGATCCGGTCGAGAATCAAGATTCTGTTTATAAAATGTGTGGGTTTGATGCCTCTGCTCCTAAAATGGTCAGTGAAATTGCAGAACTGAATGGATTATCAGCTGATGCTGATGGAGAAACGGTATTTATGTACATCAATGAACAAAACGAAGCGTCCTGGAGGGTATTTTGTGAATATTGCCGTAAAATTGCGCGTATGATCATCAGCCTCCAGTATGTTTTGGATCCGGAACGGTTCATCATTTGTGGCGGCGTAAGTAATCAGCCTGTCGTCAGAGATCAGATTATGAATGAAGTAAGACGCATCTATCAAGCAAATTCAATGTACTTATTGCTGCCGGTGATAGAGAACTCAAAATTGAATAATGACGCTAATTTATATGGAGCGCTCTATCACTTCTTAGAAGAATACGTAATAAATGCGGAAGAATATGAGCCATATCATGAAGCGCATTGTCCCAACTGTCGGTTTGATTTGTCACATTCAGAAGTATTTAATTTAAGCAAAGGTGAAATACAGGAACAAATGAGGGGTAGTCTATGA